In the Flavisolibacter tropicus genome, one interval contains:
- a CDS encoding SanA/YdcF family protein — MNYRKLLLYLFVIVIIISLVAVVYCNWAVNKAAEGKLFRQVKEVPFNKVGLLLGTSKFLEGGRANLYYQYRIQAALELYKAGKVQYIIVSGDNSREDYNEPELMRNDLVQGGIDSNHIVLDYAGFRTFDSIVRLREIFGQSKVTIISQQFHNERALYIASKEGITAVAYNAKDVTTAAGFKTRLRERLARVKVFVDYLTNKQPKYLGPKIIIP; from the coding sequence ATGAATTACCGAAAACTGCTACTTTATCTTTTCGTGATTGTTATTATTATAAGCCTGGTGGCTGTTGTGTATTGCAATTGGGCTGTAAATAAAGCAGCGGAGGGTAAGTTGTTTCGCCAGGTAAAAGAGGTTCCTTTTAATAAAGTAGGCTTATTGCTAGGTACCAGTAAGTTCCTGGAAGGTGGTCGTGCTAACTTGTATTATCAGTATCGGATTCAAGCAGCCCTCGAATTATACAAGGCGGGTAAAGTACAATACATCATTGTCAGTGGCGATAATAGCCGTGAGGATTATAACGAACCCGAACTAATGCGCAACGATTTAGTGCAAGGAGGCATAGATAGTAATCATATTGTTTTGGATTATGCAGGCTTTAGAACCTTTGATTCAATAGTGCGGTTACGCGAGATCTTTGGTCAGTCTAAAGTCACTATCATCTCACAGCAGTTTCATAATGAACGAGCGCTCTATATAGCCTCAAAAGAAGGTATTACCGCTGTAGCCTACAATGCTAAAGATGTAACGACTGCAGCTGGCTTCAAAACTCGCTTAAGAGAACGCCTGGCGCGTGTCAAAGTGTTTGTTGATTATCTGACAAACAAACAGCCAAAATATCTTGGGCCCAAAATAATAATACCTTAA
- a CDS encoding NADP-dependent oxidoreductase has product MKAIVLTEAGGIENLQLQEVQTPTPGANEVLVEVAAISINPVDIKTRKGGAFYERLKADGPPILGWDIAGHVVAVGSNVTQFSIGDEVFGMINFPGSGKAYAQYVTAPETHLAKKPAGVSHQQAAATTLAALTAWQALVQQAHLQRDQRVLVHAAAGGVGHFAIQIARHLGAYVIGTASGANADFIQSLGAHQHIDYTQQNFEDVVNNVDVVLDPIGGEVTRRSIAVVKPGGTIISIVGGVKEPLQPLIAERGILASNYLVHSSGEDMQQLAQLLEAGALKPYISHQYGFDQIAAAHEQIETSHTKGKLVVNIR; this is encoded by the coding sequence ATGAAAGCAATTGTCTTAACCGAAGCTGGTGGTATCGAAAACCTGCAACTGCAGGAAGTGCAAACGCCCACGCCTGGCGCCAATGAAGTACTCGTTGAAGTAGCAGCCATCAGTATCAACCCGGTAGATATAAAAACACGCAAAGGTGGCGCATTTTATGAGCGATTGAAGGCAGACGGACCACCTATATTAGGTTGGGACATAGCTGGGCACGTTGTAGCTGTTGGTAGCAACGTGACACAGTTTTCTATTGGCGATGAAGTGTTTGGTATGATTAATTTCCCTGGTAGCGGTAAAGCCTATGCGCAATATGTTACAGCACCCGAAACACACTTGGCAAAAAAGCCGGCTGGCGTTTCGCACCAACAGGCTGCTGCTACAACGTTGGCTGCGTTAACGGCGTGGCAGGCATTGGTACAACAAGCTCACCTGCAACGCGACCAACGCGTGTTGGTGCATGCCGCTGCTGGCGGTGTTGGCCACTTCGCTATTCAAATAGCTCGTCACCTGGGCGCCTATGTCATAGGAACAGCCTCTGGTGCCAATGCCGACTTTATTCAATCACTTGGTGCTCACCAGCATATCGACTATACCCAACAAAATTTTGAAGACGTAGTGAATAATGTTGATGTTGTACTGGATCCCATTGGTGGAGAAGTTACCCGCCGCTCCATAGCCGTGGTAAAACCGGGTGGAACGATCATCTCTATTGTAGGTGGTGTTAAAGAGCCCTTGCAGCCACTAATAGCAGAAAGAGGTATTCTGGCATCTAATTATCTGGTGCATTCCAGTGGCGAAGACATGCAGCAACTGGCGCAGTTGCTGGAGGCCGGCGCATTGAAGCCATATATTTCACACCAATATGGATTCGACCAAATAGCCGCTGCCCATGAGCAAATTGAAACCTCCCATACAAAAGGAAAACTTGTAGTTAATATACGCTAA
- a CDS encoding DUF4339 domain-containing protein yields MEKVYLLLRKNQQTGPYTYEELLQQQLASTDLIWVEGKSTTWLSPTELTTFRATHTMTKKVSPDAAVSVSKSAAPPQTSVTIPWYQQRRSPEAELEERALAIRKRAEAATDHPHLPAPATHRHYRKHIVYQEEESPVLVEIHTLHKKNVSLPQLIAAGVITALIATGWYNRSILKIVRSHPTEISQAAAPVTFQVTLPPTPKPAPATVIDTIRVQPQVDILPKSIAAPSLAVQQIKLVPKEARVTEIQHPKSTPALVQSTAEEKKQEVPVNEAVTTVKVEKKETVDTTVDQAENNATAVQETQRKKKGLGQTIKNIFKKKKKDNETEDAEKTSVD; encoded by the coding sequence ATGGAAAAGGTCTATCTGCTTCTGCGCAAAAATCAGCAAACAGGTCCTTACACATATGAGGAATTGTTGCAACAACAATTAGCATCAACCGACCTCATTTGGGTAGAAGGAAAAAGTACCACTTGGCTAAGTCCAACAGAACTTACAACTTTTAGGGCTACTCACACAATGACTAAAAAGGTAAGCCCAGATGCGGCAGTATCTGTCAGCAAATCAGCGGCTCCGCCCCAAACGTCTGTTACTATCCCTTGGTACCAGCAAAGAAGATCCCCTGAAGCCGAATTGGAAGAACGGGCCTTGGCTATACGCAAACGGGCTGAGGCAGCCACTGATCATCCCCATCTGCCCGCGCCAGCTACACATAGGCATTACCGTAAACACATCGTGTATCAGGAAGAGGAGAGCCCTGTTTTAGTAGAAATACACACCCTTCATAAAAAAAACGTCTCCTTGCCGCAGTTAATTGCTGCCGGCGTTATCACAGCCTTGATTGCAACCGGCTGGTACAACCGTTCTATCTTAAAGATTGTACGCTCCCATCCAACAGAGATTTCCCAGGCAGCCGCCCCCGTCACCTTTCAGGTTACCTTGCCCCCAACACCAAAACCCGCTCCCGCAACAGTGATAGATACAATAAGGGTGCAGCCTCAAGTTGACATACTTCCTAAAAGTATAGCAGCGCCTTCGCTGGCAGTTCAGCAAATTAAACTGGTGCCAAAAGAAGCAAGAGTAACTGAAATACAGCATCCAAAGTCAACGCCTGCGCTGGTGCAATCTACTGCTGAAGAAAAAAAGCAGGAAGTCCCGGTAAATGAGGCTGTCACTACTGTCAAAGTAGAAAAGAAGGAAACTGTGGATACTACTGTAGATCAGGCAGAAAATAATGCTACTGCAGTACAAGAAACACAGCGGAAAAAGAAAGGCTTAGGACAGACTATCAAGAACATTTTCAAAAAGAAAAAGAAAGACAACGAGACAGAGGATGCAGAAAAGACCTCCGTCGATTAA
- a CDS encoding dienelactone hydrolase family protein produces MKPKPLFFAMLTLAVLATSCNSNDSKSTTTTNDTTMTTQPSSAAQLKEENVTYTEDTVTANGYIVYDAAKEGKRPAVLVVHEWWGQNDYTRSRAKQLAELGYIAMAVDMYGDGKTAANPKEAEAMAMPFYKNPQMTLTRLEAAMNKLKTYPQVDTANMAAIGYCYGGFVVLNAAKLGAPLKGVVSFHGNLSGVQPKKDLLKANILVAHGAADKFVSEAEVAAFKKSMDSIGANYTFKAYPNATHAFTNPAATETGKKFNMPIEYNGAADTASWNDMKAFFATIFK; encoded by the coding sequence ATGAAACCCAAACCTCTCTTTTTTGCTATGCTTACCCTGGCAGTTTTAGCCACCTCTTGTAATAGCAACGATTCCAAGTCTACAACAACCACCAACGATACAACCATGACTACACAACCATCCTCTGCAGCACAACTCAAAGAGGAAAACGTAACATACACAGAAGACACGGTTACAGCTAATGGTTATATTGTTTACGATGCAGCCAAGGAGGGCAAGCGGCCTGCAGTATTGGTCGTACACGAATGGTGGGGACAAAACGATTACACCCGCAGCCGTGCTAAGCAGTTGGCCGAGTTAGGCTACATCGCCATGGCGGTAGACATGTATGGTGATGGAAAAACAGCAGCCAATCCAAAGGAAGCTGAGGCAATGGCTATGCCTTTTTATAAAAATCCCCAAATGACCCTTACCCGCCTGGAGGCGGCCATGAATAAATTAAAAACCTATCCACAAGTTGACACCGCTAATATGGCTGCCATCGGCTACTGTTATGGTGGCTTTGTGGTACTGAATGCAGCCAAGCTGGGTGCTCCATTAAAAGGAGTGGTTAGCTTTCACGGCAACCTGTCGGGGGTACAACCTAAAAAAGATTTGCTGAAAGCAAACATCCTGGTAGCACATGGTGCCGCCGACAAGTTTGTATCTGAAGCAGAAGTAGCTGCATTTAAAAAGTCAATGGACTCAATTGGTGCTAACTATACATTTAAGGCCTATCCCAATGCCACCCATGCCTTTACTAATCCAGCGGCTACCGAAACTGGCAAAAAGTTCAATATGCCCATTGAATACAATGGTGCTGCTGATACGGCTTCCTGGAACGATATGAAAGCTTTCTTTGCAACGATTTTTAAATAG
- a CDS encoding DUF3592 domain-containing protein: protein MLLSKNQFFFSLLLLVLSPFMITNLVWLLRSEKAVGKVQGIGEHTGMNLGPSTYALVSFSVAKDTIWFQGMDQDYKYGDQVPVRYIASNPSDAKINTPLSIWGDTFAYGSVAFIFWIVCFLSKDLVPATAKVRIGKKPFIQIVNTGR, encoded by the coding sequence ATGCTACTCAGTAAAAACCAGTTCTTCTTTTCACTGTTGCTGCTAGTGCTGTCACCATTTATGATCACCAATCTGGTGTGGCTGCTGCGGTCTGAAAAAGCCGTTGGCAAGGTGCAGGGAATTGGAGAACATACAGGTATGAACCTAGGACCCAGCACTTATGCCTTAGTGAGTTTTTCGGTAGCAAAGGATACCATTTGGTTTCAGGGTATGGACCAGGATTACAAGTATGGCGATCAGGTACCAGTCCGTTACATTGCTTCCAATCCTTCCGATGCAAAGATCAATACACCATTAAGTATTTGGGGCGATACGTTTGCATATGGTAGCGTAGCTTTTATTTTCTGGATTGTTTGTTTTCTTTCAAAAGACCTGGTACCTGCTACTGCCAAAGTACGCATTGGCAAAAAGCCTTTTATTCAAATAGTCAACACCGGTAGATAA
- a CDS encoding Crp/Fnr family transcriptional regulator: MYELFFKSLTAKISLTAEEQEIFKGYLTPKKLRKRQYLLQEGDVSKHAAFVEKGALRAYTIDEKGGEHIVQFAVEGWTIADLYSFITGEPATYNIEALEDCELLLISNTAQEELIKRIPQYEHFIRLQMQSAYIALQRRITAMFTMSTEERYTNLIKTYPDIVQRVPQHMIASYLGLTPETLSRTRRQMSNRK; this comes from the coding sequence ATGTACGAATTGTTTTTTAAAAGTCTTACGGCTAAAATAAGTCTCACAGCAGAAGAGCAGGAAATATTCAAGGGCTATCTCACACCAAAAAAATTGCGCAAGCGCCAATACCTTTTGCAGGAAGGTGATGTTTCCAAACACGCCGCATTTGTAGAGAAAGGCGCTTTGCGTGCTTATACCATTGATGAAAAAGGAGGCGAACACATTGTCCAGTTCGCTGTAGAGGGATGGACCATCGCAGACTTGTATAGTTTTATTACCGGCGAACCGGCTACTTACAATATCGAAGCCCTGGAAGATTGTGAATTGCTATTGATAAGCAATACTGCCCAGGAAGAATTGATCAAACGTATTCCGCAGTATGAACATTTTATTCGTCTGCAAATGCAAAGCGCTTATATCGCTCTGCAGCGTCGCATTACAGCTATGTTTACCATGTCTACAGAGGAGCGTTATACAAATTTGATTAAAACCTATCCCGATATTGTACAGCGTGTGCCACAGCATATGATCGCATCATATTTAGGCCTTACGCCAGAAACACTGAGTCGCACCCGACGCCAAATGTCCAATAGAAAGTAG
- the mnmH gene encoding tRNA 2-selenouridine(34) synthase MnmH, protein MTTDKLHITSFLQQHVNHLTIDVRSPKEYEHAHMPGAVSVPIFDNEERKIIGTIYKQQSQKLAIKKGLEFFGPKMRGIVEKVEEILDCRLQIADSEKQSPIANRQSELFIYCWRGGMRSGAMAWLLQLYGFKVHLLAGGYKSYRRWALEQLAAPHDLKILGGYTGSGKTEVLNQLEAEGACAIDLEELARHKGSAFGNMEQVPQPSQEMFENLLAYALYEQYTKPGATPSIWIEDESQRIGLTNIPQPFWLTMRRSPLYFLDIPFEERLTHLVKEYGGYPKEALAEGIQRIAKRLGGLEVKNALQYLEEGNINDCFSILLKYYDKLYLKGLHNRSDLSSLLTKINCSAVTNSNATALLTPYSTV, encoded by the coding sequence GTGACCACCGACAAACTTCATATCACCTCCTTTTTACAACAACATGTCAACCATTTGACCATTGATGTACGCTCGCCGAAAGAGTATGAACACGCCCATATGCCAGGAGCTGTGAGTGTTCCCATATTTGATAACGAAGAGCGAAAGATCATTGGTACGATCTATAAACAGCAAAGCCAGAAACTGGCAATAAAAAAGGGACTGGAATTTTTTGGACCCAAGATGAGAGGAATCGTAGAGAAGGTTGAAGAAATTTTAGATTGCAGATTGCAGATTGCAGATTCTGAAAAACAATCGCCAATCGCCAATCGCCAATCTGAACTCTTTATCTATTGCTGGCGAGGAGGCATGCGCAGCGGTGCAATGGCCTGGCTGCTACAGTTGTATGGATTTAAAGTGCATTTGCTGGCGGGTGGTTATAAAAGCTATCGCCGCTGGGCATTGGAACAATTAGCTGCTCCACACGATTTGAAAATATTAGGAGGCTATACCGGTTCAGGGAAAACAGAAGTGTTGAATCAACTGGAAGCAGAAGGCGCCTGCGCTATCGATCTTGAAGAACTGGCACGCCACAAAGGGTCGGCTTTTGGCAACATGGAACAAGTTCCACAACCCAGCCAGGAAATGTTTGAGAACTTGTTGGCTTACGCTCTATATGAACAGTATACTAAACCAGGGGCAACACCATCTATTTGGATAGAGGATGAGAGCCAACGAATTGGCTTAACCAATATTCCACAACCCTTTTGGCTAACGATGCGCCGTTCACCTTTGTACTTTTTAGACATACCTTTTGAGGAGCGATTGACACACCTGGTAAAAGAATATGGCGGGTATCCGAAAGAAGCTTTGGCAGAAGGGATTCAACGCATAGCCAAACGTTTAGGCGGCTTAGAAGTGAAGAATGCCTTACAGTACTTAGAAGAAGGTAATATAAACGACTGCTTTTCTATTCTATTAAAGTATTACGATAAGCTATACCTGAAGGGGTTACACAATCGAAGTGACTTATCTTCGTTATTAACTAAAATCAATTGCTCTGCTGTAACTAACAGCAATGCTACAGCCTTATTAACACCATATTCTACTGTATGA